One window of the Perca flavescens isolate YP-PL-M2 chromosome 5, PFLA_1.0, whole genome shotgun sequence genome contains the following:
- the hapln1a gene encoding hyaluronan and proteoglycan link protein 1a, which translates to MTSLLCITMISLTLAGSAYSMPSSPSPPTDKAFAKLGGNVTLPCRLLSKDPMALGAIGFRVQWTKVADNEALNEDVLLSMGFHQKTYGSFEGRVFLQEHDSEDASLIITDVSMDDKGRYRCEIINGVEDSVQEITLEVQGGLIDGVVFPYSPPVGRYNLNFPKAVQACQGQDASVATFDQLFEAWKGGLDWCNAGWLNDGTVQYPITKPRQNCGGTKHGPGVRSYGRPDKQISRFDVFCFASELNGHFYWLVQPDRLTFDEAVQACIDDGAEIAKVGHMYSAWKLEGYDRCDAGWLADGSVRYPIARPRKNCSPTEAAVRFVGFPDKMQKSYGVYCYKAEQ; encoded by the exons atgacgagtctgctgtgcattacaaTGATCTCCCTGACCCTGGCTGGCAGTGCATACAGTATGCCGAGCTCTCCCTCACCACCAACAG aTAAAGCTTTTGCTAAACTAGGTGGCAATGTCACCCTGCCCTGTCGGCTCCTGTCCAAAGACCCCATGGCCCTTGGTGCCATTGGTTTCCGAGTCCAATGGACCAAGGTGGCAGATAATGAAGCACTGAATGAGGATGTGCTGCTTTCAATGGGTTTCCACCAGAAAACCTATGGAAGCTTCGAGGGTCGTGTCTTTCTGCAGGAGCATGACAGTGAAGATGCCTCACTAATAATAACTGACGTCTCCATGGATGACAAGGGAAGATACCGCTGTGAGATAATCAACGGGGTGGAAGACAGCGTGCAAGAAATTACTTTGGAAGTGCAAGGCGGTCTTATTGATG GTGTTGTGTTCCCATACTCCCCCCCTGTGGGCCGCTACAACCTGAACTTCCCCAAAGCTGTGCAGGCCTGTCAGGGACAGGATGCTTCTGTCGCCACCTTTGACCAGTTGTTTGAGGCCTGGAAGGGCGGCCTGGACTGGTGCAATGCTGGCTGGCTGAATGATGGCACAGTACAGTATCCCATCACCAAACCCAGACAGAATTGTGGAGGCACCAAACACGGGCCTGGCGTCAGAAGCTATGGCCGTCCTGACAAACAAATAAGCCGCTTTGACGTGTTCTGCTTTGCTTCTGAACTCAACG GACATTTCTATTGGCTGGTCCAGCCCGACAGGCTGACCTTTGACGAGGCTGTGCAGGCGTGCATAGACGATGGTGCAGAGATTGCCAAGGTGGGCCACATGTATTCTGCCTGGAAGCTCGAGGGTTACGATCGCTGCGATGCCGGCTGGTTGGCTGACGGAAGTGTGCGCTACCCCATTGCCAGGCCCCGCAAGAACTGCAGCCCCACAGAAGCTGCAGTGCGCTTTGTTGGATTCCCAGACAAGATGCAAAAGTCTTACGGCGTCTACTGCTACAAGGCTGAGCAGTGA